Proteins co-encoded in one Trueperella abortisuis genomic window:
- the coaD gene encoding pantetheine-phosphate adenylyltransferase has product MTLAVCPGSFDPLTLGHIDVIKRARGMFDDVVVAVSHNAKKAYLFSLEERVELAREALAGVDGVRVEVAPGLIADFAREAGAAAIVKGLRGAADYDAEQAMALLNRHLSRIETVFIMGDPALSHIASSFVKEIASYGGTIDDLVTPNVARALRKVNS; this is encoded by the coding sequence ATGACACTAGCGGTTTGCCCGGGATCCTTCGATCCGCTCACTCTTGGCCACATTGACGTCATCAAGAGGGCGCGGGGGATGTTTGACGATGTCGTGGTGGCCGTCAGTCACAACGCGAAGAAGGCATACCTATTCAGCCTCGAGGAGCGGGTGGAGTTGGCGCGCGAGGCGCTTGCCGGCGTCGACGGAGTGCGGGTGGAGGTGGCCCCCGGACTCATCGCCGACTTTGCGCGGGAGGCCGGCGCGGCGGCGATCGTCAAGGGGCTGCGCGGGGCAGCGGACTACGACGCCGAGCAGGCGATGGCGCTCCTGAACCGGCACCTGTCCCGCATCGAGACGGTGTTCATCATGGGCGATCCCGCACTGAGTCACATAGCATCCTCCTTCGTGAAAGAAATAGCCTCATACGGGGGTACAATCGACGATCTGGTGACGCCGAACGTCGCGCGCGCACTGAGGAAGGTCAATTCATGA
- a CDS encoding ATP-dependent DNA helicase RecG, whose translation MSDRMAATTAESWTALTRPLERVLGARTGAAFSKMGLHTVGDLLDHIPFRLARRGELLPIEAVQEGEAVTVVARIVDSQVRPMHSRRGYILSVVISDGRHTLNLTFFAKSSRPLNFHAAKLRPGTLATFSGTITSYRGQLQLSHPEYEVVEDEAEVDPAKIAQPIPIYHAAAKLPSWKIAKAVDVTLASLTPSDVPDPLPEDYLADHSLPGRFAALRAAHQPTSEEEWHSAIARFKHEEAFVLQALLAQRAADAAAHPAPAMAPREGGILAAFDARLPFDLTAGQRAVGQELAAELATASPMRRLLQGDVGSGKTVVALRAMLQAVDAGRQAVLVAPTEVLAAQHYASFQSMLGELGMAGQLGAAALATSIELLTGSLPAAKKRATLAAIASGAAGIVVGTHALFEDMVQIPFLGLVVIDEQHRFGVDQRDRLAAGAHLLVMTATPIPRTIAMTSFGELQVSTLRELPAGRRAIATNLVPAMNERWVERVWERAREEIDAGGRVYVVCPRISATAEEEAPNGPDQADLDQQLTIDEFEPASVESVLDQLRAKPALAGIRIGAVHGRMDAEDKARAMGDFASGAAPLLVSTTVIEVGVDVPQATMMVILDAERFGLSQLHQLRGRVGRGQRESICLAVHHALDGTLAFERLKAFASTTDGFVLAERDLELRSEGNVLGAAQSGRSSSLKFVRVRTDENLIGVARAAARKLVAGDPTLASHPALRAAIEAASSESTDYLEKT comes from the coding sequence ATGTCGGATCGAATGGCTGCCACCACGGCGGAGTCGTGGACGGCTCTCACGCGCCCGCTCGAGCGGGTCTTAGGTGCGCGCACCGGCGCAGCGTTTTCTAAAATGGGCCTGCACACGGTGGGCGACCTCCTAGATCACATTCCCTTCCGCCTGGCCCGGCGCGGCGAGCTCCTGCCGATTGAGGCGGTGCAAGAGGGAGAAGCGGTGACGGTGGTGGCCCGGATCGTCGATTCCCAGGTTCGGCCCATGCACTCCCGGCGCGGCTACATCTTATCCGTGGTGATTTCCGACGGGCGCCACACTCTTAACCTCACCTTCTTTGCCAAGTCCTCCCGTCCGCTGAACTTTCACGCCGCCAAGCTGCGCCCCGGCACGCTCGCCACCTTTTCCGGCACGATCACCTCCTACCGCGGCCAGCTCCAGCTTTCCCACCCGGAGTATGAGGTGGTGGAGGACGAGGCGGAGGTCGATCCGGCAAAGATTGCTCAGCCGATCCCGATCTACCACGCTGCCGCAAAGTTGCCCTCGTGGAAGATCGCCAAGGCCGTGGATGTCACGCTTGCCTCGCTGACCCCGAGCGACGTGCCCGATCCCCTCCCTGAAGACTACCTTGCCGATCACTCGCTGCCCGGCCGCTTCGCGGCGCTGCGTGCGGCTCACCAGCCGACCAGCGAGGAAGAGTGGCACAGCGCCATCGCGCGTTTCAAGCACGAGGAGGCCTTCGTGCTCCAGGCGTTGCTCGCCCAGCGGGCGGCCGACGCCGCCGCGCACCCGGCGCCCGCGATGGCGCCCCGCGAGGGTGGCATCCTCGCGGCATTCGACGCCCGCCTTCCCTTCGATCTGACCGCCGGCCAGCGCGCGGTGGGTCAGGAGCTGGCCGCAGAACTCGCCACCGCCAGCCCGATGCGCCGCCTTCTGCAGGGCGACGTCGGATCGGGCAAGACCGTCGTCGCCTTGCGTGCCATGCTCCAGGCGGTCGACGCCGGGCGTCAGGCCGTCCTCGTGGCACCCACGGAGGTGCTCGCGGCCCAACACTACGCCTCGTTCCAGTCGATGCTGGGGGAGCTGGGGATGGCCGGCCAGCTCGGAGCGGCCGCGCTGGCTACGTCGATTGAGCTGCTGACGGGCTCGTTGCCCGCGGCGAAGAAACGCGCAACGCTCGCCGCGATCGCCTCGGGCGCGGCTGGGATCGTGGTTGGAACCCACGCCCTGTTTGAGGACATGGTCCAGATCCCGTTCCTCGGCCTCGTGGTGATCGATGAGCAGCACCGCTTCGGGGTGGATCAGCGCGACCGCCTCGCCGCCGGTGCCCACCTCCTCGTCATGACGGCCACGCCGATACCGCGAACGATCGCGATGACTTCCTTCGGGGAGCTGCAGGTCTCGACCCTGCGCGAGCTGCCCGCGGGGCGCCGAGCGATCGCCACGAACCTGGTCCCGGCCATGAACGAACGCTGGGTGGAGCGGGTCTGGGAGCGGGCCCGGGAGGAGATCGACGCCGGCGGCCGGGTCTACGTCGTCTGCCCGCGAATCTCCGCCACGGCCGAGGAGGAGGCGCCGAACGGCCCGGATCAGGCCGACCTCGATCAGCAGCTCACCATCGACGAATTTGAGCCCGCCTCCGTTGAATCCGTCCTCGACCAGCTGCGCGCGAAACCGGCCCTCGCGGGAATCCGCATCGGCGCCGTCCACGGCCGCATGGATGCCGAGGACAAGGCCCGCGCCATGGGCGATTTCGCCTCCGGCGCGGCGCCTTTGCTCGTGTCCACCACCGTGATCGAGGTGGGCGTAGACGTTCCGCAGGCCACGATGATGGTGATCCTCGACGCTGAACGCTTCGGCCTGTCCCAGCTTCACCAGCTGCGCGGGCGTGTCGGGCGTGGCCAACGCGAGTCAATCTGCCTGGCAGTTCACCACGCCCTCGACGGCACGCTCGCCTTCGAGCGCCTGAAAGCCTTCGCCTCCACCACCGACGGCTTCGTCCTGGCGGAGAGGGACCTGGAGCTGCGCAGCGAGGGCAACGTGCTGGGCGCGGCGCAGAGCGGGCGGTCGTCGTCGTTGAAGTTCGTGCGCGTGCGCACGGACGAAAACCTCATCGGGGTGGCGAGGGCGGCGGCCAGGAAGCTCGTGGCGGGCGACCCCACGCTTGCCTCCCACCCGGCTCTGCGCGCCGCGATCGAGGCGGCAAGCTCCGAATCCACCGACTACCTGGAGAAGACATGA
- the rpmB gene encoding 50S ribosomal protein L28 produces MASVCEVCGKGPGFGKSVSHSHVRTNRRWNPNIQRIRALVNGTPKRLNVCTSCLKAGKVTRNI; encoded by the coding sequence GTGGCCTCTGTATGTGAAGTCTGCGGCAAGGGCCCTGGTTTCGGTAAGTCTGTGTCGCACTCCCACGTGCGCACCAACCGTCGTTGGAACCCGAACATCCAGCGCATTCGGGCTCTCGTCAATGGGACGCCGAAGCGTCTGAACGTGTGCACCAGCTGCCTCAAGGCCGGCAAGGTGACGCGCAACATCTAG
- a CDS encoding tetratricopeptide repeat protein → MPPSGPKDDLPHEETGDPDVVDADVVDIDTYEEDDGSDSPPKPVRAKAAPTSRPGTPPATGEKKTINKLTFVLTVLLAIAVVIIVRQAGLGPSASDNPTLPANHPDISQMDMGQMATLDEEKVAELNQKIEDNPQDVDTLKELGKTYVDARQYQNALDALNKAIEVAPDDMESHLMAGVCKYSLNNFEGAKESWMKATELDPTKAEPWFNLGFVYLMEEPVDEAELTRVWDKVLELAPDSDMAADIMKYRESAETNGD, encoded by the coding sequence ATGCCGCCATCAGGTCCCAAGGACGATCTCCCCCACGAAGAGACGGGCGATCCCGACGTCGTCGATGCCGACGTGGTCGATATCGACACGTACGAGGAGGACGACGGAAGTGATTCCCCGCCCAAGCCGGTTCGGGCCAAGGCGGCGCCTACCTCCCGGCCAGGGACCCCGCCGGCTACGGGAGAGAAGAAGACAATCAACAAGCTCACGTTCGTGTTGACGGTTCTGCTGGCGATCGCCGTCGTGATCATTGTTCGGCAGGCCGGGCTGGGCCCGTCGGCGAGTGACAACCCGACCCTTCCCGCGAATCACCCGGATATTTCCCAGATGGACATGGGCCAGATGGCGACCCTTGATGAAGAAAAGGTCGCCGAGCTTAACCAGAAGATCGAGGATAATCCGCAGGATGTGGATACCCTCAAGGAGCTGGGCAAGACCTACGTGGACGCCCGTCAGTACCAGAACGCGCTCGATGCCCTCAACAAAGCGATCGAAGTCGCCCCCGATGATATGGAAAGCCACCTCATGGCTGGCGTGTGCAAGTACTCGCTCAACAACTTCGAAGGCGCGAAGGAGAGCTGGATGAAGGCCACTGAACTCGACCCGACGAAGGCCGAGCCGTGGTTCAACCTTGGATTTGTTTATCTCATGGAGGAGCCCGTCGACGAGGCTGAGCTGACGCGCGTGTGGGACAAGGTCCTCGAACTGGCGCCCGACTCCGACATGGCCGCCGACATCATGAAGTACCGCGAGAGCGCCGAGACTAATGGAGATTAG
- the ccsB gene encoding c-type cytochrome biogenesis protein CcsB yields MLEFSQILLFASTLIVALAFGIYVMATFVARNMSSAKQSATVGAPTSASSVVVESNVTSTETPVQRTQARGLPRMGNLLEKLAFLTLTASVIVRYIATGEPPLANQYEFATAFVWGMLAFQIYFEHRYRIRTLALFTLPVILGMLIYVTSLDFAKEPLMPALQNSPLLTLHVFTAALSYGAAVIGFGAAIMYLLGPKVTWRGWPKPEILEELGYKSVVFAFPLLTIMIVLGAIWGNIAWGRYWGWDPKETSALVTWFIYGAYVHARVVRGWRGRKSAWLLVLGFCAVLFTFFGNLWFDSLHSYA; encoded by the coding sequence ATGCTTGAGTTTTCCCAAATTCTCCTTTTCGCAAGCACGCTAATTGTTGCGCTTGCCTTCGGAATCTACGTCATGGCTACTTTCGTTGCGCGCAATATGAGTTCGGCCAAGCAGTCTGCGACTGTGGGTGCGCCGACATCCGCTTCGAGCGTGGTCGTGGAATCGAACGTCACCAGCACCGAGACCCCGGTCCAACGCACGCAGGCCAGGGGGCTGCCGCGCATGGGCAACCTACTCGAAAAGCTAGCCTTCCTCACCCTCACAGCCTCGGTCATTGTGCGCTACATCGCCACCGGTGAACCTCCGCTGGCCAACCAATACGAGTTCGCCACAGCCTTCGTATGGGGAATGCTTGCCTTCCAGATCTACTTCGAGCACCGCTACCGCATCCGCACGCTAGCGTTGTTCACGTTACCGGTCATTCTTGGCATGCTCATTTACGTGACCTCGTTGGACTTCGCCAAGGAGCCCCTCATGCCGGCGCTCCAGAATAGCCCGCTACTGACCCTGCACGTGTTCACCGCTGCGCTGTCCTACGGCGCGGCAGTCATCGGATTCGGCGCCGCGATCATGTATCTGCTCGGACCGAAGGTCACCTGGCGCGGTTGGCCGAAGCCGGAGATCCTCGAGGAGCTCGGCTACAAATCGGTGGTCTTCGCCTTCCCGCTGTTGACCATCATGATCGTACTGGGTGCCATATGGGGCAACATCGCATGGGGTCGTTACTGGGGCTGGGATCCGAAGGAAACCTCGGCGCTGGTGACGTGGTTCATCTACGGCGCCTACGTCCATGCCCGTGTGGTTCGCGGCTGGCGCGGACGGAAGTCCGCATGGCTCCTCGTTCTGGGCTTCTGTGCCGTCCTGTTCACATTCTTCGGTAACCTGTGGTTTGATAGCCTGCACTCCTACGCTTAG
- the rsmD gene encoding 16S rRNA (guanine(966)-N(2))-methyltransferase RsmD: protein MTRIVAGTAGGRNLQVPKSGTRPTSERVREAMFSRLEHYGYIEDCAVLDLYAGSAALGLEAKSRGARSVVAVESSRQAASVARANAKATGLEIDVVPMKAETYLATEPSERFDLVFLDPPYDVSEGDLGLVLELLVAHLAPDAMVVVERNKRSPEPAWPARLVLDDDRTWGDTRVWSAVVDGEGRLEA, encoded by the coding sequence ATGACCAGAATCGTTGCCGGCACCGCCGGCGGGCGAAACCTGCAGGTGCCCAAGTCCGGAACCCGCCCCACCTCCGAACGCGTGCGGGAGGCGATGTTCTCGCGCCTCGAGCACTACGGCTACATCGAGGATTGCGCCGTGCTCGACCTCTACGCAGGCTCGGCGGCGCTCGGGCTCGAGGCCAAATCCCGCGGCGCGCGCAGTGTTGTCGCTGTTGAGTCCAGCCGCCAGGCGGCTTCCGTGGCACGCGCGAACGCCAAGGCCACCGGGCTGGAGATCGACGTCGTGCCCATGAAGGCGGAAACCTACCTCGCCACCGAGCCCAGCGAGCGCTTCGATCTGGTATTCCTTGACCCTCCCTACGATGTTTCGGAGGGCGACCTCGGCCTCGTTCTCGAGTTGCTCGTGGCGCACCTGGCACCCGACGCGATGGTGGTGGTCGAGCGGAACAAGCGCTCGCCGGAGCCGGCGTGGCCCGCACGGCTCGTGCTCGACGACGACCGCACATGGGGCGATACCCGCGTCTGGAGCGCGGTTGTGGACGGTGAGGGTAGACTGGAGGCATGA
- a CDS encoding YceD family protein: MTSPYIVSIVDLPRVEGAQRELNTQLPAPAECGIPLMGVPEGDPIDLGLVLQSVSEGVLVQGMVSAAARGQCARCLKDITLDLNEPVAELVLYPESRKALLDEGDEEAEDMPVVVDDAIDMEPIVRDALVLSIPLVPLCRPDCEGLCPECGERWEDLPPDHKHEFLDPRFSALDALAAQLSQEAEAASDNAEERRA; the protein is encoded by the coding sequence ATGACCAGCCCTTACATCGTCTCCATCGTCGACTTGCCGCGCGTGGAGGGCGCCCAGCGGGAGCTGAATACGCAGCTGCCGGCGCCGGCCGAGTGCGGCATACCGCTCATGGGCGTGCCGGAGGGGGACCCGATTGACCTCGGCCTTGTGTTGCAGTCAGTCTCCGAGGGCGTGCTCGTCCAGGGGATGGTCAGCGCTGCCGCCCGCGGCCAGTGTGCCCGCTGCCTGAAGGACATCACGCTCGACCTGAACGAGCCGGTGGCCGAACTCGTCCTCTACCCGGAGAGCCGAAAGGCTCTGCTCGATGAGGGGGACGAGGAGGCGGAGGACATGCCCGTCGTCGTCGACGACGCGATCGACATGGAGCCGATCGTCCGAGACGCGCTTGTGCTCTCGATTCCGCTCGTCCCGCTGTGCCGCCCGGACTGCGAGGGGCTGTGCCCCGAGTGCGGCGAACGCTGGGAGGACCTGCCACCAGATCACAAGCACGAGTTCCTCGACCCGCGCTTCTCCGCCCTCGACGCGCTCGCGGCCCAACTTTCTCAGGAGGCCGAGGCCGCATCCGACAATGCCGAGGAGCGCCGTGCATAA
- a CDS encoding cytochrome c biogenesis protein ResB encodes MSDQNTATHEPEQVDALDGARISGAEVWRTIYALFYNKKIGLLLILIVTILSLIGVVFPQANSYVVADEAAWEDFLANLTPVYGGWTRILAAIGFFNMFSSWLFRIMMILLCLSIIGCTTHRIPLLYRTAYKPPKRARENFFNTARLRYSAQLSVDAQTTTDALLATAKRRHMRVIADDGQREFFYLDRFHWAPFGTALSHLAFILIIIGFLVTQSMGFRNDFFLVTVGETQEVGYNTGLSAKVVSFQDAYNEDGRPLDYVSHVILYKDGQTVADQNVRVNSPLSYDGVMFHQASFGMSAVVSISGNAGELHSGGVPLRYTTSDGAYSYGVVELEDPALEVFVITSASGRTNPDLAPGQARIEVYESGSQETMDMKVVDQGQPATVAGLDITFEREAQYAGLIVRSDPGAWVVWLGSALLIIGSIMTMALRHQRMWAWVAATDDGSVLRLASHDKRDLGFSRYFHGFGTEITERITQGKEL; translated from the coding sequence GTGTCTGATCAAAACACGGCCACCCACGAACCTGAGCAGGTGGATGCTCTCGACGGCGCCCGCATCTCTGGCGCCGAGGTGTGGCGTACTATTTATGCCCTCTTCTACAACAAGAAGATCGGTCTGCTTCTCATCCTGATCGTGACGATCCTCAGCCTGATCGGTGTAGTCTTCCCGCAGGCCAACTCATATGTCGTGGCCGATGAGGCGGCGTGGGAGGATTTCCTTGCGAACCTGACACCGGTATACGGCGGGTGGACGAGAATTCTGGCGGCGATCGGTTTCTTTAACATGTTCTCCTCATGGCTGTTCAGGATCATGATGATCCTGCTGTGCCTGAGTATCATCGGTTGCACCACTCACCGCATTCCGCTTCTGTACCGCACGGCATACAAGCCGCCTAAGCGAGCGCGTGAGAACTTCTTCAACACGGCACGCTTGCGCTACAGCGCGCAGCTCAGCGTAGACGCGCAGACAACCACGGATGCGCTACTGGCTACGGCTAAGAGGCGCCACATGCGCGTGATCGCCGACGACGGCCAGCGCGAGTTCTTCTATCTCGATCGCTTCCACTGGGCGCCCTTTGGAACCGCGCTTTCCCACCTAGCGTTCATACTTATCATCATCGGCTTCCTCGTCACCCAGAGCATGGGCTTTCGTAACGACTTCTTCCTCGTCACTGTGGGGGAGACCCAGGAAGTCGGCTACAACACGGGCCTGAGCGCCAAGGTCGTCTCTTTCCAGGATGCCTACAACGAAGACGGCCGTCCGCTCGACTACGTCTCCCACGTCATCCTCTACAAGGACGGGCAGACCGTGGCCGATCAGAACGTGCGCGTGAACTCGCCGCTGTCCTATGACGGCGTCATGTTCCATCAAGCCTCCTTCGGTATGTCCGCTGTGGTTTCGATTTCGGGGAATGCGGGCGAACTCCACTCCGGGGGCGTGCCATTGCGCTACACGACCAGTGACGGAGCCTACAGCTACGGCGTCGTTGAGTTGGAGGACCCGGCCCTCGAGGTTTTCGTCATCACCTCGGCGTCCGGACGCACAAACCCGGATCTCGCGCCTGGCCAGGCGCGCATCGAGGTCTACGAGTCTGGCTCGCAGGAGACGATGGACATGAAGGTGGTGGACCAAGGCCAGCCCGCCACGGTCGCCGGCCTTGACATCACATTCGAACGCGAGGCTCAGTACGCCGGCCTCATCGTCCGAAGTGACCCGGGCGCGTGGGTGGTCTGGCTTGGTAGCGCGTTGCTTATTATTGGATCAATCATGACCATGGCACTACGTCACCAGCGCATGTGGGCGTGGGTGGCCGCCACCGACGATGGCTCCGTCCTCCGACTGGCCTCGCACGACAAGCGTGACCTCGGGTTCTCGCGCTACTTCCATGGATTCGGTACCGAGATCACCGAACGCATTACACAAGGAAAGGAACTCTAA
- a CDS encoding ammonia-forming cytochrome c nitrite reductase subunit c552, translating to MSNEEFEVVPPDGAGASTATKKTWPAVVVLVVVALAAAFITWLFMDIMDKKQEAAHPWSPVAEITDTTFDPAVWGENWPKQYEGYMATSEMDPNNKVANTDPSVPEDTREFKTRSKLAIEPRLVSIWKGYAFSVEYNEPRGHAYMLDDQKYVKRMTDFNQPGACLNCHSSVPEVVNALNPDDPADGWAQMNKLPYSEVVQHAGGPIGCIDCHDPATMKLRVTRPAFIEGIRAVKALEGIEDYDVNRDATNQEMRSFVCGQCHVEYYFKGEGKTLTFPWTKGLTVDDAIAYYDEAGFSDFEHATTGAKVIKAQHPDFETWSQGIHADNGVTCADCHMPYKRDGAAKISDHQVRSPMLDNASINAACLTCHHSSEDEMRGRVETIQNRWGDAKDVAFTAVQGLLDDLEQMKGSVDQATLEKAYDFQRKAQFMVDYSVSENSRGFHAPGYSLAVLNAATDYARAGQLALRGVDVDIQRTPDSYDIKPVDRPGPK from the coding sequence GTGAGTAACGAGGAATTCGAAGTAGTTCCCCCCGATGGTGCTGGCGCATCGACCGCGACGAAGAAGACGTGGCCCGCCGTCGTCGTCCTCGTCGTGGTAGCCCTTGCCGCCGCGTTCATCACGTGGCTGTTCATGGACATTATGGACAAGAAGCAAGAGGCTGCCCACCCGTGGTCGCCCGTGGCGGAGATTACCGACACCACGTTTGATCCCGCAGTGTGGGGAGAAAACTGGCCCAAGCAATACGAGGGCTATATGGCGACGTCGGAGATGGATCCGAACAATAAGGTAGCCAACACCGATCCGTCCGTCCCCGAAGACACACGCGAATTTAAGACGCGTTCCAAGCTCGCCATCGAACCGCGTCTTGTGTCCATCTGGAAGGGCTATGCCTTCTCGGTCGAGTACAACGAGCCGCGCGGACACGCCTACATGCTCGACGACCAGAAGTACGTCAAGCGCATGACTGACTTCAACCAGCCCGGCGCCTGCCTTAACTGCCATTCCTCGGTCCCGGAGGTCGTCAACGCCCTTAATCCTGACGATCCGGCAGATGGCTGGGCACAGATGAACAAGCTTCCCTACTCGGAGGTCGTGCAACACGCGGGTGGCCCGATTGGCTGTATCGACTGTCACGATCCGGCGACCATGAAGCTGCGTGTCACCCGCCCCGCGTTCATTGAAGGCATCCGCGCAGTCAAGGCGTTGGAGGGCATCGAGGATTACGACGTCAACCGAGATGCCACCAACCAGGAAATGCGGAGCTTCGTGTGTGGACAATGCCATGTGGAGTACTACTTCAAGGGCGAGGGGAAGACCCTCACCTTCCCCTGGACGAAGGGTCTGACCGTCGATGACGCCATCGCGTACTACGACGAGGCCGGCTTCTCCGACTTCGAACATGCCACGACGGGAGCCAAAGTCATTAAGGCTCAGCACCCGGACTTCGAAACCTGGTCGCAGGGCATCCACGCCGACAACGGCGTGACCTGCGCGGACTGCCATATGCCCTACAAGCGTGACGGCGCCGCGAAGATCAGCGATCACCAGGTGCGCTCGCCGATGCTAGACAACGCCTCCATCAACGCGGCGTGCCTGACCTGCCACCACTCTTCCGAAGACGAGATGCGTGGCCGTGTTGAGACAATCCAGAACCGATGGGGCGATGCTAAGGATGTTGCCTTCACTGCCGTGCAGGGCCTGCTTGATGACCTGGAGCAGATGAAGGGATCCGTTGATCAGGCCACCTTGGAAAAGGCCTATGACTTCCAGCGCAAGGCGCAGTTCATGGTTGACTACTCCGTCTCCGAGAACTCTCGAGGGTTCCATGCGCCAGGGTATTCACTGGCGGTGCTCAACGCCGCTACCGACTACGCCCGCGCCGGCCAGCTAGCACTCAGGGGTGTCGACGTTGACATCCAGCGCACCCCGGATAGCTATGACATCAAGCCGGTCGACCGGCCCGGCCCCAAGTAA
- a CDS encoding cytochrome c biogenesis CcdA family protein, translating to MEISVLLAFAAGIIAFASPCFLPVVPVFVGQIVGGDPGEVSRSRAGWHAVAFMVGFSVIFMTIWLSIAAVGNVLGQYSNVLRIGGGAILIVMGLHMARLISIPVLDQLIRGDLKGPAAIRNGTARSALMGVVFGAGWTPCIGPILGGILALAVQSETAWQGALMMAVFCLGLGLPIVAVAIGAVDLHKRFGFFRRNHRLVELLAGTLLIVMGFLMITNLFARLATLVPAWL from the coding sequence ATGGAGATTAGTGTCCTCCTTGCCTTCGCGGCTGGGATCATCGCCTTCGCCTCACCGTGTTTCCTCCCGGTCGTGCCGGTCTTCGTCGGCCAGATCGTTGGGGGAGATCCGGGCGAGGTCTCACGCAGCCGCGCCGGATGGCACGCCGTAGCGTTCATGGTGGGGTTCTCGGTCATTTTTATGACGATCTGGCTGTCCATCGCGGCGGTAGGGAACGTCCTCGGACAGTACTCGAACGTCCTTCGGATCGGCGGCGGCGCGATCCTCATTGTTATGGGCCTGCACATGGCTCGCCTTATCTCAATTCCCGTACTCGACCAGCTGATCCGTGGGGACCTCAAGGGGCCGGCGGCGATTCGCAACGGCACGGCCCGCTCAGCTCTCATGGGCGTGGTTTTTGGTGCGGGCTGGACCCCGTGCATTGGCCCGATCCTTGGCGGCATCCTTGCCCTTGCTGTCCAAAGCGAGACGGCATGGCAAGGTGCCCTCATGATGGCAGTTTTTTGCCTTGGCTTGGGGCTTCCGATCGTGGCCGTGGCCATCGGCGCGGTTGACCTTCACAAACGCTTCGGATTCTTCCGTCGTAACCATAGGCTGGTGGAGCTTCTCGCCGGCACTCTGCTCATTGTTATGGGCTTCCTCATGATCACCAACCTGTTCGCACGCCTGGCCACGCTGGTCCCGGCCTGGCTGTAG
- a CDS encoding SPFH domain-containing protein, protein MNEQGESLLEILDELVEIVSHAKSLPMSASVMVNRSELLDLLETAREIVPDQIVAADEVLQEASAVSESARQDAESIRERAEQDAATIVAEAREQASRMVAQDQITIAAKSQATRILDEAQTKADHMVRGADDYAATTLDQLSEELGGLLEQIAAGRAHLAHRLEDES, encoded by the coding sequence ATGAATGAACAAGGCGAATCGCTGCTCGAGATCCTGGACGAGCTGGTGGAGATCGTCTCTCACGCCAAGTCCTTGCCGATGTCGGCCTCGGTGATGGTCAACCGCTCTGAGCTACTTGACCTGCTTGAGACGGCACGTGAGATCGTGCCCGATCAGATCGTCGCGGCGGACGAGGTGCTCCAGGAGGCTTCGGCCGTCTCCGAGTCGGCCCGCCAAGACGCGGAGTCGATCCGGGAGCGTGCCGAACAGGACGCGGCGACGATCGTGGCGGAGGCGCGCGAGCAGGCTTCGCGCATGGTGGCGCAGGATCAGATCACGATCGCCGCGAAGTCGCAGGCCACGCGTATCCTCGACGAGGCGCAGACAAAGGCCGACCACATGGTGCGCGGGGCGGACGACTACGCCGCCACTACCCTCGACCAGCTCTCGGAGGAACTCGGCGGTCTGCTTGAGCAGATCGCGGCCGGCCGCGCACACCTGGCCCACCGCTTGGAGGACGAATCATGA
- a CDS encoding TlpA family protein disulfide reductase, whose amino-acid sequence MSTTDWRTRIRESKYGTMMVLIVTTLLVLVGAWIVSGSSLGESLLGRDDTPVGSGKVSQVDVDSAQPAPTVGEPAPAFTAVDVAGNEVSLEALRGKPVWLLFAATWCQGCRAEMPDVQAVADARDDVEVVVAFVGEQDNTVSGYLSRAGYDFAAVADESNDLSRAYGVLGIPAHFLIDAEGNVANYRVGVLSEDSIEEFLSAAK is encoded by the coding sequence GTGAGTACGACTGATTGGCGCACCCGTATTCGCGAGTCGAAATACGGCACGATGATGGTGTTAATTGTGACGACGCTCCTTGTTTTGGTGGGCGCATGGATCGTCTCCGGTTCGAGCTTGGGCGAGAGCTTGCTCGGCAGGGATGACACCCCTGTGGGTAGTGGCAAGGTCAGCCAGGTCGATGTTGACAGTGCACAACCCGCGCCAACGGTTGGCGAGCCCGCCCCGGCTTTTACCGCAGTCGACGTCGCAGGCAACGAGGTTTCCCTCGAGGCGTTGCGTGGCAAGCCGGTGTGGCTGCTATTTGCGGCGACCTGGTGTCAGGGTTGCCGCGCGGAGATGCCCGATGTGCAGGCCGTGGCGGATGCGCGCGACGACGTCGAAGTCGTGGTCGCGTTCGTGGGCGAGCAAGACAACACCGTGAGCGGCTATCTTTCGCGTGCGGGATATGACTTCGCCGCAGTGGCCGACGAGTCAAACGACCTTTCGCGCGCATACGGGGTTCTTGGCATCCCGGCTCACTTCCTGATCGACGCCGAGGGCAACGTGGCGAACTATCGCGTGGGCGTGCTGTCGGAGGACTCGATCGAGGAGTTCCTCTCCGCCGCAAAATAA